A single window of Jaculus jaculus isolate mJacJac1 chromosome 14, mJacJac1.mat.Y.cur, whole genome shotgun sequence DNA harbors:
- the LOC123454816 gene encoding vomeronasal type-1 receptor 3-like: protein MFPSDTVLGIFLTSEFCIGFIGNSLFFLYYVYIFLDKHYLKKSTDAIVMHLTIVNTLTIVFLLIPDIASSFGVRRLLNDAGCKAVLYIHRVTRGLSICTTSFLSTFQAITISPSNSKWAWLKPKLSTWIFPSFFLFLVINMLIYIHLIHTVIARNNDSHAVRGYIHAFCKNIEFRVDSWQFFFVLLTRDLFFVVLMMSTSLYVVNLLFRHHRRTQHVHSQSLSSQPSPETKATHSILLLVSCFVLFYWLSNIVTIYGFYTSEKILRLEGVNAILSSCYPAMCPFILMRNKKIILASDYNGDEKFIKMLRSGSYMLNIKCDILMTSTRAQETFNSEGGKKECGSWRTEKQRSIDILTMCAMFLYPFIN, encoded by the exons ATGTTTCCAAGTGACACGGTCTTGGGGATTTTCCTCACATCTGAGTTCTGCATCGGCTTCATAGGGAACTCATTGTTCTTCCTATATTATGTGTACATCTTCTTAGATAAGCATTATCTGAAGAAATCTACAGATGCAATTGTCATGCACCTGACAATAGTCAATACTTTGACAATTGTCTTCTTGTTGATACCTGATATTGCATCATCCTTTGGAGTGAGACGTCTTCTCAATGATGCTGGTTGTAAGGCAGTCTTGTATATCCACAGAGTTACCCGGGGTCTTTCCATCTGTACTACATCTTTTCTGAGTACATTTCAAGCCATCACCATCAGTCCCAGTAACTCTAAGTGGGCGTGGTTGAAACCTAAACTCTCTACATGGATCTTtccgtctttctttctcttcttggtcaTCAACATGCTCATTTACATTCATCTCATTCATACTGTAATAGCCAGGAACAATGACAGTCATGCTGTCCGGGGTTATATTCACGCTTTCTGTAAGAACATAGAGTTTAGGGTTGACTCATGGCAATTTTTCTTTGTCTTACTCACTCGAGATCTCTTCTTTGTTGTCCTCATGATGTCAACCAGCCTCTACGTGGTGAATCTCCTTTTCAGACATCATAGGAGAACCCAGCATGTCCACAGCCAGAGCCTCTCCTCCCAGCCATCTCCTGAAACCAAAGCCACTCACAGCATCCTTTTGCTGGTAAGTTGCTTTGTGCTCTTTTATTGGTTGAGTAATATTGTCACCATTTATGGATTCTATACTTCTGAGAAAATTCTAAGACTGGAAGGAGTTAATGCTATTTTATCATCCTGCTACCCAGCCATGTGTCCTTTCATACTCATGAGgaataaaaagattattttggccag TGACTACAATGGTGATGAAaaattcatcaaaatgctgagaagtggcagttACATGCTTAACATTAAATGCGACATCTTGATGACATCaaccagggctcaggaaacattcaACAGTGAGggtggaaagaaagaatgtgggagctggaggacaG AAAAGCAAAGGAGCATTGACATATTGACAATGTGTGCCatgtttctttatccattcatcaactgA